One window from the genome of Bacillus tianshenii encodes:
- a CDS encoding biotin/lipoate A/B protein ligase family protein produces the protein MAKETWRFIDSGNCSPSFNMALDEALLTWHSEGKIPPTIRFYGWNPPTLSVGYFQKVQREINMEAVKKYGLGFVRRPTGGRGVLHDKELTYSVIVSEEHPEMPKTVTEAYRVISEGVLEGFKALGLEAYFAVPRTQEERDSLKNPRSSVCFDAPSWYELVVEGRKVAGSAQTRQKGVILQHGSILLDLDEDMLFDLFTYPNERVRERMQRMFSSKAVAMNELREKPVSLDEARRAFKTGFEKGLNIELVPYELTEEEMAYVKAIEEERYANDEWNFRR, from the coding sequence GTGGCGAAAGAGACATGGCGTTTTATTGATTCAGGTAATTGTTCTCCAAGCTTTAATATGGCGCTTGATGAAGCGTTATTGACTTGGCATAGTGAAGGAAAGATCCCGCCGACAATTCGCTTTTACGGCTGGAATCCACCCACATTATCAGTCGGTTACTTTCAAAAAGTCCAACGTGAAATTAACATGGAGGCCGTAAAGAAATACGGGCTTGGCTTTGTGCGTCGTCCTACAGGCGGCAGAGGCGTTCTCCATGATAAAGAACTTACATATAGCGTAATTGTATCTGAGGAGCATCCAGAGATGCCTAAGACGGTTACAGAAGCATATCGTGTCATTTCAGAAGGAGTTTTAGAGGGGTTTAAGGCGCTTGGCCTTGAAGCTTATTTTGCGGTGCCTAGAACGCAAGAGGAGAGGGATAGCTTGAAAAACCCTCGTTCAAGTGTTTGCTTTGATGCGCCATCATGGTATGAGCTAGTCGTTGAAGGACGAAAGGTAGCTGGCAGTGCGCAAACACGGCAAAAAGGAGTTATTCTTCAGCACGGCTCAATTCTGCTTGATTTAGATGAGGATATGCTGTTTGACTTATTCACCTATCCAAATGAGCGTGTTCGTGAACGGATGCAGAGGATGTTCAGTAGTAAAGCGGTAGCGATGAATGAGCTTCGTGAAAAACCTGTAAGCCTTGATGAAGCCCGCCGAGCATTTAAGACTGGCTTTGAAAAAGGATTGAACATTGAGCTTGTTCCTTACGAGCTAACAGAAGAGGAAATGGCGTATGTGAAAGCTATTGAAGAGGAACGTTATGCCAATGATGAATGGAATTTCCGCCGCTGA
- a CDS encoding rhodanese-like domain-containing protein has translation MYAILIAVAAIAVYILITQLNQKRYLKTLSEEEFKEGYRKAQLIDVREPDEYNNGHILGARNIPLTQLRARRQEIRTDKPVYLYCQSGMRSARAAGIVKKLGCNDISHLKGGFKKWSGRVKHNN, from the coding sequence ATGTATGCAATTTTAATTGCAGTTGCTGCAATTGCTGTATATATCCTTATCACACAGCTTAACCAGAAACGTTACCTCAAAACCTTATCAGAGGAAGAGTTCAAAGAAGGTTACCGTAAAGCACAGCTAATCGATGTGCGCGAACCAGATGAGTATAACAATGGTCACATTCTTGGTGCCCGTAATATTCCGCTTACTCAATTACGTGCACGTCGTCAAGAAATTCGTACGGACAAGCCTGTGTATCTCTATTGCCAAAGCGGCATGCGCAGTGCACGTGCAGCAGGTATTGTAAAAAAATTAGGCTGCAATGATATCAGCCATTTAAAAGGCGGCTTCAAGAAGTGGAGCGGCCGTGTTAAGCATAATAATTAA
- the gcvPB gene encoding aminomethyl-transferring glycine dehydrogenase subunit GcvPB: MNKQEEKLIFERSTPGRNASSLPECDVPEVDLSSLVPEEYIRQEPAELPEVSELQLMRHYTALSQRNHGVDSGFYPLGSCTMKYNPKVNEDVIRLKGFAHLHPEQDESTVQGALELMYELQTSLAEITGMDEVTLQPAAGAHGEWTGLMLIRAYHEANGDFNRTKVIVPDSAHGTNPASATVAGFESVTVKSDENGLVDLEDLKRVVGEDTAALMLTNPNTLGLFEEHILEMAQIVHEAGGKLYYDGANLNAVLAKARPGDMGFDVVHLNLHKTFTGPHGGGGPGSGPVGVTSELAPYLPKPVLVKEGDVYRFDTDRPQSIGRVKPYYGNFGINVRAYTYIRTMGPDGLKQVSEYAVLNANYMMRRLAKYYELPYNQHCKHEFVISGKRQKKLGVRTLDIAKRLLDFGFHPPTIYFPLNVEECMMIEPTETEAKETLDEFIDVMIQIAKEAEETPEIVQEAPHTTVVSRLDEVTAARKPVLRYQK, encoded by the coding sequence ATGAATAAACAAGAAGAAAAACTCATTTTCGAACGAAGCACACCAGGACGAAATGCATCAAGCTTGCCTGAATGTGATGTTCCTGAAGTTGATTTGTCTTCACTTGTTCCAGAAGAGTATATCCGCCAAGAGCCTGCAGAGCTTCCTGAAGTGTCAGAGCTGCAATTAATGCGTCATTATACAGCATTGTCACAGCGTAACCATGGTGTTGATTCTGGTTTTTATCCGTTAGGTTCTTGTACGATGAAGTATAACCCGAAAGTAAATGAAGATGTCATTCGCTTGAAAGGTTTCGCTCATCTTCACCCAGAGCAGGATGAAAGTACAGTGCAAGGTGCGCTTGAATTAATGTATGAGCTGCAAACATCACTTGCAGAAATTACAGGAATGGATGAAGTTACGTTACAGCCGGCCGCAGGCGCTCACGGTGAATGGACGGGGTTAATGTTAATCCGTGCTTATCATGAAGCAAATGGGGACTTTAACCGGACGAAAGTAATTGTGCCAGATTCAGCACACGGGACGAACCCTGCTTCCGCAACAGTGGCAGGCTTTGAATCTGTAACGGTAAAATCAGATGAAAATGGCCTTGTGGATTTAGAGGATTTGAAGCGTGTTGTTGGAGAAGATACCGCTGCCTTAATGCTGACAAATCCGAATACACTTGGCTTATTTGAAGAGCATATTTTAGAAATGGCACAAATTGTTCATGAAGCAGGCGGAAAGCTTTATTATGACGGAGCAAACCTAAATGCCGTTCTTGCGAAAGCCCGCCCTGGAGATATGGGCTTTGATGTGGTTCACTTGAACCTTCATAAGACGTTTACAGGCCCTCATGGCGGCGGTGGCCCAGGCTCAGGTCCTGTAGGGGTTACAAGTGAGCTGGCACCTTATTTACCAAAGCCTGTGCTCGTAAAAGAAGGTGACGTCTACCGCTTTGATACCGACCGTCCGCAATCAATTGGCCGTGTGAAACCATATTACGGAAACTTCGGCATCAATGTCCGTGCTTATACGTATATCCGGACAATGGGACCAGACGGGTTAAAGCAAGTTTCTGAATATGCCGTGTTAAATGCAAACTATATGATGCGTCGTCTTGCAAAATATTATGAGCTTCCATACAACCAGCATTGTAAGCATGAATTTGTTATCTCTGGGAAGCGTCAGAAAAAGCTTGGTGTCCGTACGCTTGATATTGCGAAGCGTCTGTTAGATTTCGGTTTCCATCCGCCTACAATCTACTTCCCGCTGAATGTCGAGGAATGCATGATGATTGAACCGACTGAAACAGAAGCTAAAGAAACGCTTGATGAATTCATTGACGTGATGATCCAAATCGCGAAAGAAGCAGAAGAAACACCTGAAATTGTTCAAGAAGCACCACATACAACAGTTGTCAGCCGCTTAGATGAAGTAACAGCAGCGAGAAAACCTGTACTTCGCTATCAAAAGTAA
- the gcvPA gene encoding aminomethyl-transferring glycine dehydrogenase subunit GcvPA → MNHRYLPMTEEDKKQMLAEIGVDSIDELFADIPEKVRFTGELNIKEAAKEPDLMKELSALADKNINTKDYVSFLGAGVYDHYIPSVVDHVISRSEFYTAYTPYQPEISQGELQAIFEFQTMISELTGMDVANSSMYDGGTALAEAAMLSAGQTRKKKILVSETVHPMAREVLYTYAKGQHLEVIEVGSTDGVTDLEDFKAKMSNEIACMVVQYPNFFGRIEPLKEIEEIIHSEKAMFVVSSNPLALGLLTPPGEFGADIVVGDTQVFGIPAQYGGPHCGYFATTKKLMRKVPGRLVGQTKDEEGRRGFVLTLQAREQHIRRDKATSNICSNQALNALASSVAMSAIGKEGLKEMAMQNIRKAHYAVKVFKEKGFKVAFEGPMFNEFVVECSEPAAKVNERLLSKGIIGGYNLGRIDTKYDHYMLVAVTEMRTKEEIDTFVKELGDNNE, encoded by the coding sequence ATGAATCATCGTTATTTACCGATGACAGAAGAAGATAAGAAGCAAATGCTCGCGGAAATCGGCGTCGATTCGATTGATGAATTGTTTGCAGATATTCCAGAGAAGGTTCGGTTTACAGGTGAGTTAAACATTAAAGAAGCGGCGAAAGAGCCGGATTTAATGAAAGAACTATCAGCGCTTGCAGATAAAAACATTAATACAAAGGATTATGTCTCTTTTCTTGGCGCAGGGGTTTACGACCATTACATCCCATCTGTCGTGGACCATGTCATTTCACGTTCTGAATTTTATACAGCATACACGCCATACCAGCCTGAGATTTCTCAAGGTGAGTTGCAAGCTATCTTTGAATTCCAAACGATGATTAGTGAACTGACGGGTATGGATGTTGCGAACTCTTCCATGTATGACGGTGGTACAGCGTTAGCGGAAGCGGCGATGTTAAGTGCCGGCCAAACGCGCAAGAAGAAAATCCTTGTTTCTGAAACCGTTCATCCGATGGCTCGTGAAGTATTGTATACCTATGCAAAAGGACAACACCTTGAAGTCATTGAAGTAGGCTCAACAGACGGGGTTACAGACCTAGAAGACTTCAAAGCAAAAATGTCGAATGAAATTGCCTGCATGGTTGTTCAGTATCCAAACTTCTTTGGCCGTATTGAGCCGTTAAAAGAAATCGAAGAGATTATTCATAGCGAAAAAGCAATGTTTGTCGTATCTAGTAATCCGCTTGCACTTGGATTATTGACGCCACCGGGTGAATTTGGAGCTGATATTGTTGTTGGTGATACACAAGTATTCGGCATCCCAGCACAGTATGGCGGTCCGCACTGTGGTTATTTTGCGACAACAAAGAAATTAATGCGTAAAGTACCAGGCCGCCTTGTCGGGCAAACGAAGGATGAAGAAGGTCGACGTGGCTTTGTCTTGACACTTCAAGCACGTGAACAGCATATTCGCCGTGATAAAGCGACTTCAAACATTTGTTCAAACCAAGCATTGAATGCCCTTGCTTCCTCGGTTGCGATGAGTGCAATTGGTAAGGAAGGCTTAAAAGAAATGGCAATGCAAAATATCCGTAAAGCACATTATGCCGTAAAAGTATTTAAAGAAAAAGGATTTAAGGTTGCATTTGAAGGACCGATGTTTAATGAATTTGTTGTTGAGTGCAGTGAGCCTGCTGCAAAAGTGAACGAGCGCTTACTTTCAAAAGGAATCATCGGAGGCTACAACTTAGGCCGAATCGATACAAAGTATGACCACTATATGCTTGTGGCAGTGACAGAAATGCGTACGAAAGAAGAAATCGACACGTTCGTAAAGGAATTGGGGGATAACAATGAATAA
- the gcvT gene encoding glycine cleavage system aminomethyltransferase GcvT: MNSLKRTPLYDTYKDAGKLIDFGGWELPVQFSGIKDEHEAVRTNAGLFDVSHMGEIEVKGEGSEKFLQKMLTNDLSLLKANKAMYTAMCYEDGGTVDDLLVYKKSEQDYLLVVNAANIEKDFNWLKEHEEGAVSIENVSDSIAQLALQGPQAEKVLQKITETDLSEIGFFGFTDDVDIQGEKALVSRTGYTGEDGFEIYCPSGDAPKLWEAILDAGSEVGVKPIGLGARDTLRFEARLALYGQELTKDITPIEAGIGFAVKVDKEEDFIGKEALKKQKEEGAERKLVGIEMVERGIPRTGYEVYSGERVIGHVTTGTQSPTLKKNVGLALLDIAFTELDTEVEVQIRKKRLKAKVVKTPFYKRG, translated from the coding sequence ATGAATTCATTAAAGCGGACACCATTGTATGATACATACAAGGATGCTGGGAAGTTGATTGATTTTGGAGGTTGGGAGCTCCCGGTTCAGTTTTCGGGCATTAAGGATGAGCATGAGGCTGTACGAACAAATGCAGGCTTGTTCGATGTATCGCATATGGGAGAAATTGAAGTAAAGGGTGAGGGCAGCGAAAAGTTTTTGCAGAAGATGCTTACGAATGATTTGTCCCTCCTGAAAGCGAATAAGGCGATGTATACAGCAATGTGCTATGAGGACGGCGGTACGGTTGATGACTTGCTTGTCTACAAGAAAAGTGAACAGGATTACTTGCTCGTTGTTAACGCAGCGAATATCGAAAAGGATTTTAATTGGCTGAAGGAACATGAGGAAGGGGCTGTATCGATTGAGAATGTCTCGGACTCAATTGCACAGCTAGCTCTTCAAGGCCCTCAGGCAGAGAAGGTATTACAGAAGATAACTGAGACGGATCTTTCGGAAATTGGTTTCTTTGGTTTCACTGATGATGTAGATATTCAAGGAGAGAAAGCACTTGTTTCCCGTACAGGCTACACAGGGGAAGATGGCTTTGAAATTTATTGCCCATCAGGTGACGCACCAAAGCTTTGGGAAGCAATTTTAGATGCAGGTTCAGAGGTTGGTGTGAAGCCGATCGGGCTTGGTGCTCGTGATACGCTTCGCTTTGAAGCACGCCTTGCGTTGTACGGACAGGAATTAACGAAGGATATTACACCAATTGAAGCAGGGATCGGTTTTGCGGTAAAGGTAGACAAAGAAGAAGACTTTATCGGCAAAGAAGCACTTAAGAAACAGAAAGAAGAAGGTGCAGAACGTAAGCTTGTCGGGATTGAAATGGTAGAACGCGGCATTCCGCGTACAGGTTATGAAGTGTATTCGGGTGAACGAGTGATTGGTCATGTGACCACTGGTACACAATCGCCAACACTTAAGAAGAATGTAGGTCTAGCGTTGCTTGATATTGCATTTACAGAATTAGATACAGAAGTAGAAGTACAAATTCGTAAAAAACGGTTAAAAGCAAAGGTTGTTAAAACACCTTTTTATAAACGCGGTTAG
- a CDS encoding SNF2-related protein gives MNVPIRFDTAWQEQFLQKVNHDGPWSSPALYQLAYEVGNHLLVHSFHGLIAPSFLPQLTPLPHQLETAETVIEQMNGKAILADEVGLGKTIEAGLILKEYMIRGLVKRALILVPASLVSQWTIELNTKFYIPAVSQRKTYVWEQCDVIVSSIDTAKRAPHRDIILNQNYDLIIIDEAHKLKNHKTKNYEFVQQLKKKYCLLLTATPVQNRIEEIFNLVSLLKPGYLGSIDEFNQNFSAKERSLQGDERLKALVNQVMVRNRRKDTKMDWPKRIVETVPVEFSPEEQKLYDMITETRKHGGFTLLTLQREVCSSREAAYMTLKQMYEKDPLPFYETLFEQINKIEAHAKAKKALEIVQKIGDKVIIFTEYRATQMYLQWYLAQHGISSVPFRGGFKRSKKDWMRELFRNHAQVLIATEAGGEGINLQFCNHIINYDLPWNPMRVEQRIGRIHRLGQERDVHIYNFSIKNTVEEHILTLLYEKINLFERVIGELDEILTRLDFQQGLEKHIEEIVTQSTSEGEIKIKMDNLTSYLKFGEHLSAPHEASQ, from the coding sequence ATGAACGTACCGATTCGATTCGACACAGCTTGGCAGGAACAATTCTTACAGAAAGTGAACCATGACGGCCCATGGAGTTCACCTGCTCTCTATCAGCTAGCTTATGAAGTTGGCAATCACCTACTTGTCCATTCCTTTCACGGCTTAATTGCACCATCCTTTTTACCGCAGCTTACCCCTCTGCCGCATCAGCTCGAAACAGCCGAAACAGTAATCGAGCAAATGAACGGCAAAGCAATCCTTGCTGATGAGGTTGGACTTGGGAAAACGATCGAAGCAGGACTAATTTTAAAAGAATATATGATTCGAGGACTTGTTAAGCGAGCTCTTATTCTCGTGCCTGCTTCACTTGTATCACAGTGGACAATCGAATTAAATACAAAATTTTATATCCCGGCCGTTTCTCAGAGAAAAACGTATGTATGGGAACAATGTGATGTCATTGTTTCTTCTATTGATACTGCAAAGCGTGCTCCTCATCGGGATATTATTTTAAATCAAAATTATGATCTCATTATTATTGATGAAGCACACAAACTTAAAAATCATAAAACAAAAAACTATGAATTCGTTCAGCAGCTTAAGAAAAAATATTGCTTGCTTCTAACCGCAACACCCGTCCAAAACCGAATTGAAGAAATCTTTAACCTTGTGTCGTTATTGAAGCCAGGATATCTCGGTTCAATTGATGAATTTAATCAAAATTTCTCCGCGAAAGAACGAAGCCTACAAGGGGATGAACGCCTTAAAGCTCTTGTCAATCAAGTAATGGTGCGAAACCGCAGGAAAGATACAAAGATGGATTGGCCAAAACGGATTGTCGAAACCGTTCCAGTAGAGTTCAGTCCTGAAGAACAAAAGCTATATGACATGATTACAGAGACACGCAAGCATGGAGGATTTACCCTTCTTACCTTACAGCGAGAAGTATGCTCAAGCCGTGAAGCTGCCTATATGACATTAAAGCAAATGTACGAAAAGGACCCGCTTCCATTTTATGAAACATTGTTTGAACAGATTAATAAAATTGAAGCACATGCAAAGGCAAAAAAAGCGCTAGAGATTGTGCAAAAAATCGGTGATAAAGTTATTATTTTCACTGAATACCGAGCCACACAAATGTATTTACAGTGGTACCTTGCTCAGCATGGTATCTCATCTGTTCCGTTTCGCGGCGGCTTTAAACGAAGCAAAAAAGACTGGATGCGCGAGCTGTTTCGCAATCATGCACAAGTACTCATCGCAACTGAGGCTGGCGGCGAAGGGATTAACCTGCAATTTTGTAACCATATTATTAACTATGACCTGCCGTGGAACCCAATGCGTGTAGAGCAGCGAATTGGTCGAATTCACCGTTTAGGACAAGAACGAGATGTGCACATTTATAATTTTTCGATCAAGAACACAGTGGAAGAACATATCTTGACGCTGTTATATGAGAAAATTAATTTGTTCGAACGTGTCATTGGAGAATTAGATGAAATTTTAACACGGCTTGATTTCCAGCAAGGGTTGGAAAAGCATATTGAAGAGATTGTGACACAATCAACCTCCGAAGGTGAAATAAAAATTAAAATGGATAACCTAACATCTTATTTGAAATTCGGTGAACACCTTTCAGCACCGCATGAAGCAAGCCAATAA
- a CDS encoding YqhG family protein, translating into MQQRDIHHFLLRYFEGTNCQILNQTAGSLAVQLTIEMDKQLMNRPFYWHYLEKTGGTPNPMRVAFVTDPDQAGEQKGEHVHFGSPRLHQIFRSVNTMGGHIRLYEEAKSNQGTSPLHPWLGMNVRISYQSNRRKEELLSIGLNLIHGAVCLKFHDVLQERSMTPVLPDYCFTLSPLITLESGIKRIERYIEEHINTQSFEWAEEAIGFMNEGISLLETFYEAVDEKPECYYTEKESIRELYEPNIHVEVVNGGLFYLHPQFTK; encoded by the coding sequence ATGCAGCAACGTGATATACACCATTTCTTACTCCGTTATTTCGAAGGAACAAATTGTCAAATACTGAACCAAACAGCCGGTTCACTTGCCGTACAGCTAACCATTGAAATGGATAAGCAGCTGATGAACCGTCCTTTCTACTGGCATTACCTTGAAAAAACAGGCGGAACCCCAAACCCAATGCGGGTAGCATTCGTTACCGATCCTGACCAAGCTGGTGAACAAAAAGGGGAGCATGTTCACTTTGGTTCCCCACGCCTCCATCAAATCTTTCGCTCTGTAAACACGATGGGCGGACACATTCGTCTATATGAAGAAGCAAAGTCAAACCAAGGCACTTCTCCTCTTCATCCATGGCTCGGTATGAATGTCCGCATTTCCTATCAGTCGAACCGACGAAAAGAAGAACTACTTTCAATTGGACTCAACCTAATCCATGGAGCAGTTTGCTTAAAGTTCCATGACGTATTACAGGAGCGGTCAATGACACCTGTACTGCCTGATTACTGCTTCACTCTCTCACCGCTTATTACACTTGAAAGCGGGATAAAGCGAATTGAGCGTTACATTGAAGAGCATATTAACACGCAATCGTTTGAATGGGCGGAGGAAGCAATCGGATTCATGAATGAAGGCATTTCCCTGCTTGAAACATTCTATGAGGCAGTTGATGAAAAGCCGGAATGCTACTACACAGAGAAGGAATCTATTCGCGAGCTCTACGAACCAAATATTCATGTCGAGGTTGTAAATGGTGGATTATTTTACTTGCATCCACAGTTCACAAAATAA
- a CDS encoding YqzE family protein, protein MSTNDYVKFVTQQIVSYMDQPKEERQRIKQERLESQPPALNRWFGVIPFALAMFFHNRRKKK, encoded by the coding sequence ATGTCGACAAATGATTATGTTAAGTTTGTCACACAGCAAATCGTCAGTTATATGGACCAACCGAAAGAAGAGCGCCAACGGATCAAGCAAGAACGGCTTGAAAGTCAACCTCCTGCATTGAACAGGTGGTTTGGTGTCATCCCTTTTGCACTGGCAATGTTCTTTCATAACAGAAGGAAGAAAAAATAA
- a CDS encoding shikimate kinase: MRAIYLTGFMGSGKTTVGAELGKVLQLPVIDTDQWIEQQKGKQIRDIFAQEGEAVFRRYEYEALQKLPKTDTVITTGGGIIIQEQNRAFMKKNGTVFYLHCDLDEIYTRLENDTTRPLLDGAKRTNIENLMSERRSWYEEAEVIIDTTGRSIEEIVKEIVNVIKERQRGDNK, encoded by the coding sequence ATGAGGGCGATTTATTTAACGGGGTTTATGGGTTCTGGCAAGACGACTGTTGGCGCAGAGCTTGGGAAGGTGCTGCAGCTTCCTGTTATTGATACAGACCAATGGATCGAACAGCAGAAGGGCAAACAGATTCGTGATATTTTTGCACAAGAAGGGGAAGCGGTGTTTCGTCGCTATGAGTACGAAGCGTTACAGAAGCTCCCGAAGACCGATACGGTCATTACAACTGGAGGCGGGATTATTATTCAAGAACAAAATCGAGCCTTCATGAAGAAGAACGGCACAGTTTTTTATTTGCATTGTGATCTAGATGAGATCTACACACGACTTGAAAATGATACGACAAGACCGCTACTTGATGGTGCAAAGCGAACAAACATTGAAAACTTAATGAGTGAACGGCGCTCCTGGTATGAAGAAGCTGAGGTCATTATTGATACAACGGGGCGAAGCATTGAGGAAATTGTAAAAGAAATTGTCAATGTGATTAAAGAACGCCAGCGTGGAGACAATAAGTAA
- the comGG gene encoding competence type IV pilus minor pilin ComGG, whose amino-acid sequence MARRKRSNENGFIFPLTAAVVLFLSFLFLHYVEATRIEKLVLEEQVRYIQKDSIIQMTVTDTLDYLESAPEVSAPVEKVFSYPNGESTIKVEKQSDYVYHVSIRWKLPTSKEDGFILIYDADTKKIVDWKEAM is encoded by the coding sequence ATGGCTAGAAGAAAACGCTCAAATGAAAATGGCTTTATTTTTCCGCTCACTGCAGCAGTAGTGCTATTCCTTTCCTTCCTTTTTTTACATTATGTTGAAGCAACACGAATAGAAAAGTTAGTGCTTGAAGAGCAGGTGCGTTATATTCAAAAAGACAGCATTATCCAAATGACTGTTACGGATACTTTGGATTACCTTGAATCAGCCCCTGAAGTAAGTGCCCCTGTTGAAAAAGTCTTCTCCTACCCAAACGGTGAATCAACGATTAAAGTGGAAAAACAATCAGATTACGTTTACCACGTCTCAATCAGATGGAAGCTCCCCACTAGCAAGGAGGACGGGTTTATACTAATATATGATGCAGATACGAAAAAAATCGTTGATTGGAAAGAGGCGATGTGA
- the comGF gene encoding competence type IV pilus minor pilin ComGF: MGKRNNEYGFTFIESMLSLYIFILIVSLLPLLFQTISFNKVSESLFVIESNIFFEQVEAEVRGTVSISKMANTLYLEQLNGDVALYELKGTNLRRRLNWLGHEVLMKNVKDIDYHFSGQQLELSVEGTNGQIRKHIIFLFRSDVYG; encoded by the coding sequence ATGGGAAAAAGAAATAACGAGTATGGTTTCACATTCATTGAAAGTATGTTGTCTCTTTATATTTTCATCCTTATTGTGTCGCTCTTGCCACTGTTATTTCAAACAATTTCATTTAATAAGGTGAGTGAAAGCTTATTTGTAATAGAATCCAATATATTTTTTGAGCAGGTAGAGGCTGAAGTGCGAGGAACCGTTTCGATTTCAAAAATGGCTAACACGCTATACTTAGAACAATTAAATGGTGATGTTGCCCTCTATGAGCTTAAAGGCACTAATCTGCGGCGAAGGCTGAATTGGCTTGGTCATGAAGTGCTAATGAAAAATGTAAAAGATATAGATTATCATTTTTCTGGTCAGCAATTAGAGCTTTCAGTGGAAGGAACAAATGGACAAATAAGAAAGCATATCATTTTTCTTTTTCGAAGTGATGTTTATGGCTAG
- the comGD gene encoding competence type IV pilus minor pilin ComGD, whose protein sequence is MFHNTQRGFTLIEMIIVLSVLTTVTFVSLIYFEPVFEQKRHEFFLEQLQRDFLYAQSYAINNNTDVFIHIVPYEHRYIVKEGLTNKILTRDYAENIEISRGTLGYMIKFLPSGNARKSGALYIKLGDEHYNLIVLLGKGRLYVKKL, encoded by the coding sequence TTGTTCCATAATACACAGCGAGGATTCACGCTAATAGAGATGATAATTGTATTGTCTGTATTAACAACTGTCACGTTTGTAAGCCTCATTTATTTTGAGCCCGTTTTCGAACAAAAGCGCCACGAATTTTTCCTAGAACAATTGCAGCGAGATTTCCTTTATGCTCAATCATATGCAATAAACAATAACACAGATGTATTCATTCACATCGTGCCTTATGAACATCGTTATATTGTAAAGGAAGGGCTGACTAATAAAATTTTGACTCGTGATTATGCAGAGAACATTGAAATTAGTCGGGGAACTCTTGGCTATATGATTAAATTTCTTCCAAGCGGTAATGCAAGAAAATCAGGTGCGCTGTACATCAAGTTAGGAGATGAACATTATAATTTGATTGTGTTGCTAGGGAAGGGGCGGTTGTATGTTAAGAAGCTCTGA
- the comGC gene encoding competence type IV pilus major pilin ComGC, producing MNSRAFTLIEMLIVLMIISTLLIITIPNITKHNEVVKDKGCEALVKLIEAQVQAYEIENDKRPDDLDTLKTEGYIETTTCPSGNSLNYEITTGAVSIVP from the coding sequence ATGAACAGTCGTGCATTTACATTGATCGAAATGTTGATTGTGCTAATGATTATTTCAACTTTGTTAATCATCACGATTCCTAATATAACGAAGCACAATGAAGTAGTGAAGGATAAAGGATGTGAAGCTCTGGTAAAGCTTATTGAAGCACAAGTACAAGCGTATGAAATCGAAAACGATAAGCGTCCAGATGATTTAGATACATTGAAGACAGAAGGGTACATTGAAACGACAACCTGTCCAAGTGGAAACTCGTTAAATTATGAAATAACAACAGGAGCAGTGAGTATTGTTCCATAA